One genomic segment of Pandoraea thiooxydans includes these proteins:
- a CDS encoding LysR substrate-binding domain-containing protein translates to MSTVKRTAKDAEKLPPLNALRHFEAVARLGSFAAAASDLHVTHWAVGKQIRLLEDWFGVPLFERRSRGVVLTDEGAALLNDVNGAFARLSSSVTRLRHESMPRRITGVVRVNALASFALCWLIPRLANFQARYPDIEVRLSTASRRLRYVGDAFDVGVRSGPEEAAGLVSTPLMPDLRLPACSPAVLLNHPIRTVADLRNHTLLHSMSTRGAWSDWLREAGAPGLRGVRHLDFDHVFLQLGAATEGLGVTLASLPLIEREIATGRLVCPISKPVWRGPDYTLVVNTERADDDAVMAFKEWITAAARHPGAPARSESASRVRRAPSSLSP, encoded by the coding sequence ATGAGCACCGTCAAACGCACCGCCAAGGACGCCGAAAAATTGCCGCCATTGAATGCGTTGCGGCACTTCGAGGCGGTGGCCCGCCTGGGGAGCTTCGCGGCGGCGGCAAGCGATCTGCACGTCACGCATTGGGCTGTCGGCAAACAGATCCGGTTGCTGGAGGATTGGTTCGGTGTGCCGCTTTTCGAGCGGCGCTCGCGCGGCGTGGTGTTGACCGACGAAGGCGCCGCGCTGCTCAACGACGTCAACGGCGCGTTTGCGCGCCTGAGCAGCTCGGTCACCCGGCTGCGCCACGAATCGATGCCGCGCCGCATCACCGGGGTGGTGCGCGTCAATGCGCTGGCGAGCTTCGCCTTGTGCTGGCTGATCCCCCGCCTGGCGAATTTCCAGGCCCGCTATCCCGACATCGAGGTGCGGCTCTCAACGGCCTCGCGCCGGCTGCGTTATGTCGGCGATGCATTCGACGTTGGCGTGCGCTCGGGGCCGGAGGAAGCCGCGGGCCTCGTGTCGACGCCGCTGATGCCCGACTTGCGGCTGCCGGCCTGCAGTCCGGCGGTGCTGCTCAACCATCCGATCAGAACGGTTGCCGATCTGCGCAATCACACGCTGCTGCACTCGATGAGCACGCGCGGCGCCTGGTCCGACTGGCTGCGCGAGGCCGGCGCGCCGGGCCTGCGGGGCGTGCGCCATCTCGACTTCGATCATGTCTTTCTGCAACTGGGCGCGGCCACCGAAGGCCTCGGCGTGACGTTGGCGTCGCTGCCGCTGATCGAGCGCGAGATTGCCACCGGGCGCCTGGTCTGTCCGATCTCGAAGCCGGTCTGGCGCGGCCCCGATTACACGCTGGTGGTGAACACCGAGCGCGCGGACGACGACGCGGTCATGGCTTTCAAGGAATGGATCACCGCGGCGGCGCGACATCCGGGCGCGCCGGCCCGAAGCGAGTCCGCCAGCCGGGTTCGGCGGGCGCCGTCGTCCTTGAGCCCTTGA
- a CDS encoding dienelactone hydrolase family protein — translation MRLARLIPVLLTALATLAASPAFAKMVARPVDWTLGGTTFKNVLVYDDASTAKRPGLVMVPNWFGVNDTAIAKAKMIAGKDYVILLTDMYGAGVRPTNTSEAQQAVAPLYHDRSLMRARIGRAFAQLKAEAGSAPIDLSRLAAIGFCFGGAAVLDLARSGANVKAVVAFHGDLSTDDPALAKNIKARVLAINGADDAFTMPQVPQFTQDMRQSPADWEFVEIGHAVHCFTETEETATTGNCRYNAKAAARSYRMMHDWLNESFAAH, via the coding sequence ATGCGACTCGCACGCCTCATCCCCGTTTTGCTCACCGCGCTCGCCACACTCGCCGCCTCGCCGGCTTTCGCGAAAATGGTCGCCCGCCCGGTCGACTGGACCCTCGGGGGCACCACCTTCAAGAACGTGCTGGTCTATGACGACGCCAGCACGGCCAAGCGCCCCGGCCTGGTGATGGTGCCCAACTGGTTCGGCGTCAACGACACCGCCATCGCCAAAGCCAAAATGATCGCGGGCAAGGACTACGTGATTCTGCTCACCGACATGTATGGCGCGGGCGTGCGGCCCACCAATACCAGCGAGGCCCAGCAGGCGGTGGCGCCGCTCTATCACGATCGCAGCCTGATGCGCGCGCGCATCGGCCGGGCCTTCGCGCAACTCAAGGCCGAAGCCGGCAGCGCGCCGATCGATCTGTCGCGGCTGGCCGCCATCGGCTTTTGCTTCGGCGGCGCCGCGGTGCTCGACCTGGCGCGCAGCGGGGCAAACGTGAAGGCAGTGGTGGCGTTTCACGGTGACCTGAGCACCGACGATCCGGCACTCGCCAAAAACATCAAGGCGCGCGTGCTGGCCATCAACGGCGCCGACGACGCCTTCACCATGCCGCAAGTGCCGCAATTCACCCAGGACATGCGGCAAAGCCCCGCCGACTGGGAGTTCGTCGAAATCGGCCATGCCGTGCATTGCTTCACCGAAACCGAAGAGACCGCCACGACCGGCAATTGCCGCTACAACGCCAAGGCAGCGGCGCGCTCCTACCGGATGATGCACGACTGGCTCAACGAGAGTTTTGCCGCGCATTGA
- a CDS encoding EamA family transporter, with the protein MKTTASDLLLTAIAPAVWGSTYIVTTQFLPNFSPMTVAMLRALPAGLLLLAIVRQLPSGIWWLRAFVLGALNISIFLSMLFVAAYRLPGGVAATVAAVQPLFAIFLAAALLGSPIRTVAIVSALIGIGGVGLLVLSPHAALDAVGVAAGLAGAASMAVGNILTRKWQPPVSLLTFTAWQLTAGGILLVPAVLLFEPAMPAPTLANLAGLAWLGLIGAALTYVLWFRGIARLDSAVVSPLLFISPLTAVLLGWMILNQTLSPPQIAGIVLVIGSIWLSQSPTRRLARQPSH; encoded by the coding sequence ATGAAAACCACTGCCTCCGACCTGCTGCTCACGGCAATCGCGCCTGCCGTCTGGGGCAGCACCTATATCGTCACCACCCAGTTTCTGCCGAATTTTTCGCCGATGACGGTCGCCATGCTGCGCGCCCTGCCCGCGGGGTTGCTGCTGCTGGCAATCGTGCGGCAGTTGCCGAGCGGCATCTGGTGGTTGCGCGCATTCGTGCTCGGCGCGCTCAATATCTCGATCTTCCTGAGCATGCTGTTCGTCGCGGCGTACCGCTTGCCGGGCGGGGTTGCCGCGACGGTAGCGGCGGTCCAGCCGCTGTTCGCGATCTTCCTGGCCGCCGCTTTGCTCGGCAGTCCGATCCGTACCGTGGCGATCGTCTCAGCCCTGATCGGCATCGGCGGCGTCGGGCTGCTGGTGCTAAGCCCGCACGCCGCGCTCGATGCCGTGGGCGTGGCCGCGGGGCTGGCCGGCGCGGCCTCGATGGCGGTGGGCAATATATTGACCCGCAAGTGGCAGCCGCCAGTCTCGCTGCTGACTTTCACCGCATGGCAACTCACCGCCGGCGGCATCCTGCTGGTGCCGGCGGTGCTGCTGTTCGAGCCGGCGATGCCGGCGCCCACCCTCGCCAACCTGGCCGGACTGGCGTGGCTCGGCCTGATCGGCGCGGCGTTGACCTACGTGCTCTGGTTCCGGGGTATCGCGCGGCTCGACTCCGCCGTGGTGTCGCCGCTGCTGTTCATCAGCCCATTGACCGCCGTGCTGCTGGGATGGATGATCCTGAATCAGACGCTGAGCCCGCCGCAGATCGCCGGTATCGTGCTTGTCATCGGCAGCATTTGGCTGAGCCAAAGCCCCACTCGCAGGCTGGCGCGCCAACCGTCACACTGA
- a CDS encoding nitroreductase family protein, with product MTHPSITLIEQRVSADRFDASHTVAHAEIETLVRLATRAPSAYNLQNWRFVAVHTPEAKARLRSLAHGQVKVSEAAVTFIVCGALPDPAAIPARLSPFVEAGHMPAKMAAGWQAGAVAQYADARTARDEAVRSATLGAATLIHGAGALGFASCPMVGFDAEGVAHAFGLAANEIPVLLLPVGRAAPGNWPQKPRRPLSEVLQIA from the coding sequence ATGACCCATCCCAGCATTACGTTGATCGAACAGCGCGTCTCCGCCGACCGATTCGATGCCTCGCATACCGTGGCGCATGCGGAGATCGAGACGCTGGTGCGCCTTGCGACGCGCGCCCCGAGCGCCTATAACCTGCAGAACTGGCGATTCGTCGCCGTGCACACGCCAGAGGCCAAGGCTAGGCTGCGCAGCCTGGCGCATGGCCAGGTCAAGGTGTCCGAGGCTGCCGTCACTTTCATCGTCTGCGGCGCGCTGCCCGATCCGGCCGCGATCCCCGCGCGGCTGTCGCCCTTCGTCGAAGCCGGCCACATGCCGGCGAAGATGGCGGCGGGCTGGCAAGCCGGCGCTGTCGCGCAATATGCCGATGCGCGGACCGCCCGCGACGAAGCCGTGCGCTCGGCCACCCTGGGCGCCGCGACACTGATCCATGGTGCCGGAGCGCTCGGTTTCGCCTCATGCCCGATGGTCGGGTTCGATGCCGAAGGCGTCGCACACGCGTTCGGGCTCGCCGCGAACGAAATCCCGGTGCTGCTGCTCCCGGTTGGCCGGGCCGCGCCCGGCAACTGGCCGCAGAAGCCCCGCCGCCCGCTCTCCGAGGTCCTGCAAATCGCATGA
- a CDS encoding LysR family transcriptional regulator, producing MDRYTALQVFRCAAEFNSFAEAGRRLGLSSAAISKNVAELEAHVGVRLIHRTTRRMALTEEGRIYLAHVTRGLDALAEADQALSPIKAAPRGTLRVSAPMTVTLTCLSAAIPRFLSRYPDLKLDLHLDDRRVDLVRDGFDMAIRGSDNLEDSSLIARKLAVMPHVLCAAPSYFEARGKPRTPADLKALDHVRFSLSGHADVWDFSKDGSTERIAVGARYSVSSSLAVRDALRAGFGVSLVPCPYVEDDLREGRLQAALEDWRTVETTLYAIYSSRLHVAPKVRAFLEFLVEEFGRLPITTA from the coding sequence ATGGATCGCTATACGGCCCTGCAGGTGTTTCGTTGTGCCGCGGAGTTCAACAGCTTCGCCGAAGCCGGGCGGCGGCTCGGTCTGTCCTCGGCGGCGATCAGCAAGAATGTCGCCGAGCTCGAGGCCCATGTCGGCGTGCGGCTCATCCACCGGACGACGCGGCGCATGGCGCTGACCGAGGAAGGACGCATTTATCTGGCGCATGTCACGCGCGGGCTCGACGCGCTGGCCGAGGCCGATCAGGCGCTGTCCCCGATCAAGGCGGCGCCGCGCGGCACGCTGCGCGTGAGCGCGCCGATGACGGTGACCTTGACGTGCCTGTCGGCGGCCATCCCCCGATTTCTGTCGCGCTATCCCGATCTGAAACTCGACCTGCATCTTGACGATCGCCGCGTGGATCTCGTCCGGGACGGGTTCGACATGGCCATTCGCGGCAGCGACAATCTCGAGGATTCGAGCCTGATCGCCAGGAAGCTGGCGGTCATGCCGCACGTGCTGTGCGCGGCGCCGTCTTATTTCGAGGCGCGCGGCAAGCCCCGCACGCCGGCCGACTTGAAGGCGCTCGATCACGTCCGCTTCAGCCTGTCGGGGCATGCCGATGTCTGGGATTTCAGCAAGGACGGCAGCACCGAGCGGATTGCCGTCGGCGCGCGCTATTCGGTGTCCTCGAGCCTGGCGGTGCGCGACGCGCTGCGTGCCGGCTTCGGCGTAAGCCTGGTGCCCTGTCCCTATGTCGAAGACGACCTGCGGGAAGGGCGGCTGCAAGCCGCGCTGGAGGACTGGCGCACCGTGGAGACAACGCTCTACGCCATTTATTCGTCGCGGCTGCACGTCGCCCCGAAGGTTCGCGCTTTTCTCGAGTTTCTGGTCGAAG